From the genome of Mustela lutreola isolate mMusLut2 chromosome 16, mMusLut2.pri, whole genome shotgun sequence, one region includes:
- the LOC131817392 gene encoding vomeronasal type-1 receptor 4-like has product MATRDLTIGVIFLIKTLVGILGNFSLLYHYLLLDFTGYKPRPTDLIVKNLIVGNILVLFSVGIHNTMLSFGWYHIRSDFGCKIFPYVRRVGRGVSIGTTCLLSVFQAITVRPRNSRWAALKGKSHPKCIVASIVLCWVLQILVNVLSPLFMTITLNNENITNRKSFGYCSIIRHEKSRDLLYTALLSFPDVLFLGLMLWASSSMVFYLYRHKQRVQHVRRTNISTLTPESTATKTILLLVSTFVYFNTLSSIFHTILGLFDDLSWYLLNTSLVLTLCFPVLSPFLLMSRDPRISMVCFAWIRNIKSPHVMRNM; this is encoded by the coding sequence ATGGCCACAAGGGATCTGACAATAGGAGTGATCTTCTTAATAAAGACTCTGGTTGGAATTCTGGGGAACTTCTCTCTTCTTTACCATTATCTCCTCCTTGATTTTACTGGGTATAAGCCAAGGCCCACAGATTTGATTGTCAAAAACCTGATTGTAGGCAACATTTTGGTCCTGTTCTCTGTTGGAATACACAATACAATGTTATCCTTTGGGTGGTATCACATCCGCAGTGATTTTGGATGCAAAATTTTCCCCTATGTTCGTAGGGTGGGCAGGGGGGTGTCCATTGGCACCACCTGCCTCCTGAGTGTCTTCCAGGCCATCACTGTCAGGCCCAGGAACTCCAGATGGGCAGCACTTAAAGGAAAATCTCATCCCAAGTGCATTGTCGCTTCAATTGTCTTGTGCTGGGTCTTGCAGATATTGGTAAATGTCCTGTCTCCTTTGTTTATGACTATCACTTTGAACAATGAAAACATCACAAATAGGAAAAGTTTTGGATACTGTTCAATTATTCGTCATGAGAAAAGCAGAGACTTGCTGTATACAGCATTGTTGTCATTCCCTGATGTGCTATTTTTGGGGCTCATGCTCTGGGCCAGCAGCTCCATGGTCTTCTACCTGTACAGGCACAAGCAGCGGGTCCAACATGTTCGTAGAACCAACATCTCCACATTGACCCCTGAGTCTACAGCCACCAAAACCATCCTTCTCCTGGTGAGCACCTTTGTCTACTTTAACACCCTCTCCTCTATCTTTCATACTATTTTGGGTCTTTTTGATGATCTCAGCTGGTACCTTTTGAACACCAGTTTGGTGCTTACTCTGTGTTTTCCAGTCCTCAGCCCCTTTCTGCTCATGAGCCGTGACCCCAGGATATCCATGGTCTGCTTTGCCTGGATAAGGAATATAAAATCCCCTCATGTTATGAGAAACATGTAA
- the LOC131817391 gene encoding vomeronasal type-1 receptor 4-like, whose protein sequence is MASRDLAIATIYLSQTTVGILGNFSLPFHDLCHYYTEGRLRPTGSLLKHLIIANSLLMLSKGVPQTSAALGLKYFYHDLGLRLLLYIHRMGREVCISNICLLSIFQNIMISPMNSCWKDFKVKAPEYVSFSISLCWIMHIMVNFIMPMYVLYISGKQSSRKVTKKKDFGVCSTSSYETTAGLIFIALVVFPEASFCVLTIWASGSMVFFLHRHRQRVQHIHRPNNVSPRFSAESRTTQSTLALVTTFVSFSFLFSIFQVGAVFIYNPNWWLVKTSDLSSMCFPVARPFLLRSRDSTVTRVCFVRTRNTKSPILTRKI, encoded by the coding sequence ATGGCTTCTAGGGACTTGGCAATAGCAACAATATATTTATCACAGACAACAGTTGGAATCCTGGgcaatttctctcttcctttccatgaTCTCTGCCATTACTACACTGAAGGTAGATTGAGACCCACAGGTTCGCTTCTcaaacacctgattatagccaactCCTTGCTAATGCTATCAAAAGGAGTTCCCCAGACATCAGCAGCTTTGGGGTTGAAATATTTCTACCATGATTTGGGACTCAGACTTCTTTTGTACATCCATAGAATGGGCAGGGAAGTGTGCATCAGCAATATCTGCCTCCTGAGTATCTTCCAGAACATCATGATCAGCCCCATGAATTCCTGCTGGAAGGATTTTAAAGTCAAAGCCCCAGAGTATGTCagcttctccatttctctctgctgGATCATGCACATAATGGTAAATTTTATCATGCCTATGTATGTGCTTTATATATCAGGGAAACAGAGCAGCAGAAAAGTCACAAAGAAAAAGGACTTTGGAGTCTGTTCTACTTCCAGTTATGAGACAACTGCAGGGTTAATTTTTATAGCACTGGTAGTATTCCCTGAAGCTTCATTCTGTGTGCTCACAATCTGGGCCAGTGGCTCCATGGTCTTCTTCCTGCACAGGCACAGGCAGCGGGTCCAGCACATTCACAGGCCTAATAACGTCTCCCCTAGATTCTCTGCTGAGTCCAGAACCACCCAGAGCACCCTTGCCCTGGTGACCAcctttgtgtctttttccttcctcttttccatctTTCAAGTTGgtgctgtttttatttataatcccAATTGGTGGTTAGTGAAGACCTCTGACCTCAGTTCTATGTGTTTTCCAGTGGCCAGGCCCTTTTTGCTCAGGAGCCGAGACTCTACAGTAACTAGGGTCTGCTTTGTGAGGACAAGAAACACAAAATCCCCTATTCTcaccagaaaaatataa